In the Helicobacter typhlonius genome, one interval contains:
- a CDS encoding DUF507 family protein gives MRLKIHHAPYIANKISLDLGNSPHIELHSTIDNIAKIALECLEENIQREMSINEKVREILEARSDEIEDFNMDERELFRMCKRQIANEQNFYLAWEERCSDLSHQILDKLRSALRFEVSETIVKNIIFKAINEYSKIYDKAEEAVSEKLKKYKRKLIYGTEEYETLFSKLYEEELRKRGIL, from the coding sequence ATGAGGTTAAAAATACACCACGCACCATATATCGCAAATAAAATCAGCCTTGATTTAGGCAACTCCCCGCATATAGAGTTACACTCCACCATTGATAATATCGCAAAAATCGCCCTTGAATGTTTGGAAGAAAATATCCAAAGAGAAATGAGTATTAATGAAAAAGTGCGTGAGATTCTCGAGGCTCGTAGTGATGAGATAGAAGATTTTAATATGGACGAGCGAGAGCTTTTTAGAATGTGTAAGCGTCAAATTGCGAATGAGCAGAATTTTTATCTTGCGTGGGAAGAGCGATGTAGCGACCTCTCTCATCAAATTTTAGATAAATTACGTTCTGCCTTGCGGTTTGAAGTATCCGAAACGATTGTGAAAAATATCATTTTTAAAGCCATTAATGAGTATTCAAAAATCTATGACAAGGCAGAAGAAGCCGTGAGTGAAAAACTCAAAAAATACAAACGCAAACTCATCTATGGCACAGAAGAGTATGAAACCCTCTTTTCTAAGCTTTATGAGGAAGAATTACGCAAGAGAGGGATTTTATGA
- the carA gene encoding glutamine-hydrolyzing carbamoyl-phosphate synthase small subunit: MSDTLCDVYLYFANGTYIQAKSFGASGSFVGEAVFNTSMTGYQEIITDPSYAGQFVVFSMPEIGIVGTNSKDSESTRASCTGVICSSYNDFVSNFRSQQKLSAFLKEHNIMGICNVDTRALIKMLTTQGAMMMIASTEMADIGKLKHTLESTPSIGEIDFIKEVSTKTPYTHPDSIFDFTHFSFATPPTPRAKVVAIDFGAKSNILNELCAVGLEVEVMPHHFNADEIISRFESDEISGVFLSNGPGDPMVLHNEIAQIKKLISAKIPIFGICLGHQLLSIAHGYPTYKLKFGHHGGNHPIKNLESGLVEITAQNHNYCVPESIEEIATITHRNLFDGTIEGVKYNNEPIFSVQHHPEASPGPKEARILFEQFATLCTAK, from the coding sequence ATGAGCGATACTCTCTGTGATGTATATTTATACTTTGCAAATGGCACATATATACAGGCAAAGAGTTTTGGTGCAAGCGGGAGCTTTGTAGGGGAGGCAGTATTTAATACCTCGATGACAGGCTACCAAGAAATCATCACTGACCCAAGCTATGCAGGACAATTTGTCGTATTCAGTATGCCTGAAATAGGTATAGTAGGCACAAATAGCAAAGATTCTGAATCTACTCGCGCCTCTTGCACTGGCGTAATATGCTCCTCTTATAATGACTTCGTCTCAAACTTCCGCTCACAGCAAAAGCTGTCCGCTTTCCTAAAAGAACACAATATTATGGGAATCTGTAATGTCGATACACGCGCCCTTATCAAAATGCTTACCACACAGGGTGCGATGATGATGATTGCCTCCACAGAGATGGCTGATATAGGAAAGCTCAAACACACTTTAGAATCCACACCATCCATAGGCGAAATTGACTTCATCAAAGAAGTCTCTACCAAAACCCCTTACACGCACCCAGATTCTATTTTTGACTTCACGCATTTTTCTTTTGCCACTCCGCCCACGCCTCGTGCTAAGGTGGTGGCAATCGATTTTGGAGCAAAAAGTAATATTCTCAATGAATTGTGCGCAGTAGGCTTAGAAGTAGAGGTAATGCCTCATCATTTTAATGCCGATGAGATTATCTCGCGTTTTGAAAGCGACGAGATTAGCGGTGTATTTTTATCAAATGGACCGGGTGACCCAATGGTACTCCATAATGAAATCGCCCAAATCAAAAAGCTTATATCCGCAAAAATCCCTATTTTTGGCATTTGTTTAGGGCACCAGCTCCTTTCTATCGCACACGGCTACCCCACCTATAAGCTCAAGTTTGGACATCACGGGGGCAATCACCCTATTAAAAACCTTGAAAGTGGCTTAGTGGAAATTACCGCACAAAATCACAACTATTGTGTGCCGGAATCTATCGAGGAAATTGCTACTATCACTCATCGCAATTTATTTGATGGCACGATTGAGGGTGTGAAATATAATAATGAGCCTATTTTCTCTGTTCAACATCACCCGGAAGCAAGTCCGGGACCAAAAGAGGCGCGTATTTTATTTGAACAATTCGCCACACTTTGCACCGCAAAATAG
- a CDS encoding ABC transporter ATP-binding protein has protein sequence MRTILDFFRKFFPYIRGHYASFAIAIASVLVVALCSAGITYLIEPLLDTLSGKIPRANPLFSFEELAANSNMALVMACLLVGVYFGKSVGTYIQTYFMNLIGQDIVRQIRDRMLRHMLSLEMSFFNQMRGGELIARITNDIGVIRSAVSNYITEFIRESVTILALVAITIYQSPKYAFIGLIVIPLALIPLNLIIKKLKKYSRSIQEKNADITSKLNEIFNNIEVIKASNGEELEHKSFFAQNLQFFKISMKAVRVGELTTPLMELLGAIMLAVVIYMAISDINSGVLSAAQFSSFVGALFFIYTPLKRLINLYAQMQSAIVASDRIFEILNQKPQIHDGTLPLDSAINEIKLEDVCFHYNSDTHALKGVSVSFHKNKITALVGKSGSGKSSIINLILRLYDANSGEVSINGRNIKDYIQKSVRDNMAVVTQRIFIFNDSIANNVAYGGVVDEERVIEALKLAYAWEFVEAMPQGIHTLLDEFGTNLSGGQRQRIAIARAIYKNPEVLIFDEATSALDTQTEEAIKESIRYLSRDKIVIIVAHRPSTIELANEVLHLQDGKVMNREQR, from the coding sequence ATGCGAACAATTCTTGATTTTTTTAGGAAGTTTTTTCCATACATTAGAGGGCATTATGCTTCTTTTGCCATAGCTATCGCTTCCGTGCTTGTTGTTGCGCTGTGTAGTGCTGGGATTACATATCTTATTGAGCCATTGCTTGATACACTCTCTGGCAAGATACCTCGCGCTAATCCGCTATTTAGCTTTGAGGAATTAGCGGCAAATAGCAATATGGCTTTGGTTATGGCTTGTTTGCTTGTAGGTGTGTATTTTGGCAAATCTGTGGGGACATATATCCAAACTTATTTTATGAATCTTATTGGGCAGGACATCGTGCGACAAATCCGCGATAGAATGTTAAGGCATATGTTAAGCCTTGAGATGAGCTTTTTTAATCAAATGCGCGGTGGCGAACTAATAGCGCGTATTACAAATGATATTGGTGTTATCCGCTCGGCTGTGTCAAATTACATTACAGAATTTATTAGGGAGAGTGTTACCATTCTAGCTCTTGTGGCAATTACTATTTATCAAAGCCCAAAATATGCTTTCATAGGGCTTATTGTCATTCCTCTCGCACTTATTCCTCTCAATCTTATCATTAAAAAACTCAAAAAATACTCGCGTAGCATACAAGAAAAAAATGCTGACATCACTTCAAAGCTCAATGAAATTTTTAATAATATCGAGGTGATTAAGGCAAGTAATGGCGAGGAGCTCGAGCATAAAAGCTTTTTCGCACAGAATTTGCAGTTTTTTAAAATCAGTATGAAAGCGGTGCGTGTAGGGGAGCTCACGACACCCCTTATGGAGCTTTTGGGTGCGATTATGTTGGCAGTTGTCATTTATATGGCGATATCAGATATTAATAGCGGGGTATTGAGTGCGGCACAATTCTCCTCTTTTGTCGGTGCGCTTTTTTTTATCTATACGCCACTCAAGCGTCTTATCAATCTCTACGCACAAATGCAGTCTGCTATTGTTGCAAGTGATAGAATCTTTGAAATACTCAATCAAAAGCCACAGATTCACGATGGCACATTGCCGCTAGATTCGGCAATTAATGAGATTAAGTTAGAAGATGTGTGTTTCCATTATAATAGCGATACTCACGCACTTAAGGGTGTCAGCGTAAGTTTTCATAAAAATAAAATTACCGCGCTTGTGGGTAAGAGTGGTAGCGGTAAGAGCTCGATTATCAATCTTATTTTGCGGCTTTATGATGCAAATAGTGGTGAGGTTAGCATTAATGGGCGCAATATCAAGGACTACATACAAAAGAGCGTGCGCGACAATATGGCTGTGGTAACGCAAAGAATCTTTATTTTTAATGATAGTATCGCAAATAATGTTGCCTATGGCGGGGTGGTAGATGAAGAAAGGGTGATTGAGGCACTTAAGCTTGCTTATGCGTGGGAGTTTGTAGAGGCAATGCCACAGGGCATACATACGCTTTTAGATGAGTTTGGCACAAATCTAAGTGGCGGACAAAGGCAAAGAATAGCTATTGCTCGTGCGATTTATAAGAATCCCGAAGTGCTTATCTTTGATGAAGCTACTTCTGCCCTTGATACGCAGACTGAGGAGGCAATAAAAGAAAGTATAAGATATTTAAGCAGGGATAAGATTGTCATCATCGTAGCCCACCGCCCAAGCACGATAGAACTTGCGAATGAGGTATTGCATTTGCAAGATGGTAAGGTGATGAATAGAGAGCAGAGGTAG
- a CDS encoding copper ion binding protein, with amino-acid sequence MKIELLVGGMHCGKCVDKIEKFVGEIEGVSLIDVNLQEAKVKVEFDTPATQEAIIEAILDAGFEVNANNS; translated from the coding sequence ATGAAGATTGAATTATTGGTAGGTGGAATGCATTGCGGTAAATGCGTGGATAAAATAGAGAAGTTTGTAGGAGAAATAGAGGGGGTAAGTCTTATAGATGTGAATTTGCAGGAAGCAAAAGTAAAAGTAGAGTTTGACACCCCTGCGACACAGGAGGCTATCATCGAAGCAATCCTTGATGCAGGATTTGAAGTTAATGCGAACAATTCTTGA
- a CDS encoding heavy metal translocating P-type ATPase, giving the protein MKEALFFIDDMTCQACSSGIERALGRKSFCESIEVHLLSKKARISYDENQANLEDIFALIRKMGYEPYLDLQHKEQDSARNPPKKNPLSALNALIESLDNRFLPPKRKLIISVFASIFTLILSWGEMFGVLHLSYEISYFAMLFLSLVVMHMGRVFYIRGFKTLLMKNPNMDSLIAIGTTSAFLYSLQGLFGLHTHAYFDSVCVIITLVLVGKSIENNSKKEALDSASLLLKLNQKNVLRLRLDSESGIDKSLPNAQSESILAQDVQEGDILKILPGDMVVIDCVVLEGSSHLDTSAINGESLPTLAKSGDEVFSGSINVDSVLYVRAQKNAKQSTLAQILFLVQNAQESKAPIASLADKIAAIFVPLVISLALCAGAFWWGMRDFEFGLSIFIATLVISCPCALGLATPMAILHAQSISNKMGVFFKDAKSLQKLGEITHIAFDKTGTLTQGLSIEQIDIFDENKTKQDIFNIALSLESSSHHIIAEAFKTHHLSQNATLLPLKNVQNIIGRGISAEIDNTLYFLGNATLLPTHLQDSIHDDTTNDKIVLYLFTNENLLARFALQDYIKEDAIATISRFKDCNIESSLISGDNANNTQKIAAKLGISDFYAQVLPADKMRILQEKALKYKVFMVGDGINDAPALASAFASAAFTSPHDIATQSADIIIYNHKAMSIYNAYALSKATILNIKQNLGFAFCYNVAFIPLAMGALGAFDIFLHPMFCALAMSLSSISVVFNAARLKKFKIL; this is encoded by the coding sequence ATGAAGGAAGCCTTGTTTTTTATAGATGATATGACTTGTCAAGCTTGTTCTAGTGGGATTGAACGCGCTTTGGGGCGTAAGAGCTTTTGCGAGAGCATAGAGGTGCATTTGTTGAGTAAAAAGGCGCGTATATCTTATGATGAGAACCAAGCAAACCTAGAGGATATTTTTGCGCTCATAAGGAAAATGGGCTATGAGCCATATTTGGATTTACAGCATAAAGAACAGGATTCTGCACGGAATCCACCTAAAAAAAATCCATTAAGTGCATTAAATGCACTTATAGAATCTTTGGATAATCGCTTTTTGCCACCCAAAAGAAAGCTTATTATTAGTGTTTTTGCGAGTATTTTTACACTTATTTTGTCGTGGGGCGAGATGTTTGGTGTGCTGCATTTATCTTATGAGATAAGCTATTTTGCTATGCTTTTTTTGAGTTTAGTAGTAATGCATATGGGGAGGGTGTTTTATATACGAGGATTCAAAACATTGTTGATGAAAAATCCAAATATGGATTCGCTTATCGCTATTGGCACAACAAGCGCATTCCTATATAGTTTGCAGGGGCTTTTTGGTTTGCATACTCACGCATATTTTGATAGCGTATGTGTGATTATCACGCTTGTGCTTGTGGGAAAAAGTATAGAAAATAATTCCAAAAAAGAGGCACTTGATAGCGCTTCTTTACTTTTAAAGCTCAATCAAAAAAATGTATTACGACTGCGCTTAGATTCTGAATCTGGCATTGACAAAAGTCTGCCTAATGCGCAAAGCGAGAGCATTCTCGCCCAAGATGTGCAAGAGGGCGATATATTAAAGATTTTACCCGGCGATATGGTTGTGATAGATTGTGTTGTGCTGGAGGGTAGCTCACATCTTGATACAAGCGCGATTAATGGCGAGTCTTTGCCAACCTTAGCCAAAAGCGGCGATGAAGTATTTTCTGGTAGCATCAATGTGGATTCTGTGTTGTATGTCCGCGCACAAAAAAATGCAAAGCAATCTACTCTCGCACAGATTCTATTTCTTGTGCAAAACGCACAAGAAAGCAAAGCTCCTATCGCTTCACTTGCTGATAAAATTGCTGCGATTTTTGTGCCGCTGGTAATAAGTCTAGCCCTATGTGCTGGGGCATTTTGGTGGGGAATGCGTGATTTTGAATTTGGTTTAAGCATTTTCATCGCCACGCTCGTTATTTCTTGCCCTTGTGCATTGGGGCTTGCCACACCTATGGCAATTTTACACGCTCAAAGCATCTCAAACAAAATGGGTGTATTTTTCAAAGATGCAAAGAGTTTGCAAAAGCTGGGTGAGATTACGCATATCGCCTTTGATAAGACAGGCACACTTACGCAAGGTTTAAGCATAGAACAAATAGATATATTTGATGAGAATAAAACGAAGCAGGATATTTTTAATATTGCCTTAAGTTTAGAATCGAGTAGCCACCATATCATTGCGGAGGCTTTTAAGACACATCATTTAAGTCAAAATGCCACACTTTTACCCTTAAAAAATGTGCAAAATATCATAGGGAGAGGCATTAGCGCGGAGATAGACAATACTCTATATTTTTTAGGAAATGCCACACTTTTACCTACACATTTGCAAGATTCTATCCACGATGATACTACAAATGATAAAATCGTGTTGTATCTCTTCACAAATGAGAATCTTTTGGCGCGATTTGCCTTGCAAGATTATATCAAAGAAGATGCGATTGCTACTATTTCTAGGTTCAAAGATTGCAATATAGAATCTTCGCTCATAAGCGGAGATAATGCAAATAACACACAAAAAATAGCCGCTAAGCTTGGTATAAGTGATTTTTACGCACAGGTGCTACCAGCTGATAAAATGCGTATTTTGCAAGAAAAAGCACTTAAGTATAAGGTGTTTATGGTGGGCGATGGTATAAATGACGCTCCAGCCCTTGCTAGTGCCTTTGCTTCGGCGGCTTTCACATCTCCGCACGATATTGCTACACAGAGTGCAGATATTATCATCTATAATCACAAGGCGATGAGTATTTATAACGCATACGCGCTTTCAAAGGCGACTATTTTAAACATAAAGCAGAATCTTGGCTTTGCTTTTTGCTATAATGTCGCATTTATTCCTTTGGCAATGGGTGCTTTGGGCGCGTTTGATATATTTTTGCACCCGATGTTTTGTGCATTGGCGATGAGTTTATCAAGCATTAGCGTGGTGTTTAATGCCGCAAGGCTAAAGAAATTTAAGATTCTATAA
- a CDS encoding phospholipase D family protein, translating into MQFIQSIFFSSSNFAILSLLCLFIFAGCSSIVASTKDIKNPQILHSNPAPIFDPLQTKIGLPYAQKLKDNPHITGGMLVTDGLDAFLHRAHLARMAEKSIIVQTYIYKNDMASRILMHEIWLAAQRGVIVKILIDDNGLDSDFSDIIALDSHPNIEVKIFNPYKNRSKILRYPEMVFDFNRINHRMHNKLFIVDDIALIIGGRNIADNYFDQNLDVNFVDTDVLFIGKASLDAMANFYEYWDFHRSIPVSLLPLKAPIKKFKASIEKIKANPEWEKYEEAMQSLIAKHKHNRLYWGDAFYIGDKPQKVQDSQMPKPIANALVEILNHTQDNLYISAAYLVPSKEGMKIFDTLISSGVEVQILTNSLASTDSLVVYGAWERYRNQLVRKGAKVYEYQYFGKGKSKLRDKISKSKASLHSKSIVFDDKITWIGSFNLDPRSLNLNTESVVVFNNPQFARALRDDLNEDLKSAWRVYEKGHKTYWEGEHEGSMQTFTYPPDTGIWTRLLKMLSKILPESQI; encoded by the coding sequence ATGCAATTTATCCAATCCATTTTTTTTTCATCATCAAATTTTGCAATATTATCACTTTTATGCTTGTTTATTTTTGCTGGTTGTTCCTCTATTGTGGCATCGACCAAAGATATTAAGAATCCTCAAATCCTGCATTCAAATCCCGCACCCATTTTTGACCCTTTGCAAACTAAAATTGGTTTGCCTTATGCACAAAAGTTAAAAGACAATCCTCATATCACAGGTGGTATGCTTGTAACCGATGGACTCGATGCATTTTTGCATCGTGCGCATTTGGCTCGTATGGCGGAAAAAAGCATTATTGTGCAGACTTATATCTATAAAAACGATATGGCGTCCCGCATTCTTATGCACGAGATTTGGCTTGCGGCTCAAAGAGGTGTTATTGTGAAAATACTGATTGATGATAATGGGCTAGATTCTGATTTTTCTGATATCATTGCGCTTGATTCTCACCCTAATATCGAAGTCAAAATCTTTAATCCCTATAAAAATCGCTCTAAGATTCTGCGCTATCCCGAAATGGTATTTGATTTTAATCGCATTAATCATCGTATGCACAATAAGCTTTTTATTGTCGATGATATTGCTCTTATCATCGGTGGGCGCAATATTGCGGATAATTATTTCGACCAAAATCTTGATGTAAATTTTGTAGATACCGATGTGCTTTTTATCGGTAAAGCTTCTTTAGATGCTATGGCAAATTTCTATGAATATTGGGACTTTCACCGCTCTATACCCGTTTCGCTGTTGCCTCTCAAGGCTCCCATAAAAAAATTTAAAGCCTCAATAGAAAAGATTAAAGCTAATCCAGAGTGGGAAAAATACGAGGAGGCCATGCAGTCTCTCATCGCTAAACACAAACACAATCGACTTTATTGGGGCGATGCGTTCTATATAGGTGATAAGCCACAAAAAGTGCAAGATTCGCAAATGCCAAAGCCCATTGCCAATGCACTTGTTGAGATTTTAAATCACACACAAGATAATCTTTATATATCTGCTGCCTATCTCGTCCCTAGCAAAGAGGGTATGAAGATATTTGATACGCTCATATCCTCCGGAGTAGAGGTGCAGATTCTTACAAATTCTCTTGCCTCCACAGATTCTCTTGTTGTGTATGGCGCGTGGGAACGTTACCGCAATCAACTTGTGAGAAAAGGGGCAAAAGTATATGAGTATCAATACTTTGGTAAGGGTAAGTCAAAGCTACGCGATAAAATATCAAAGTCTAAAGCCTCATTGCACAGCAAAAGTATTGTATTTGATGATAAGATTACTTGGATTGGTAGCTTTAATCTTGACCCGCGTTCGCTTAATCTCAATACAGAATCTGTGGTAGTTTTTAATAATCCACAATTTGCACGAGCCTTAAGAGATGATTTAAATGAGGACTTAAAAAGTGCGTGGCGTGTTTATGAAAAGGGACACAAAACATATTGGGAAGGTGAGCACGAGGGTAGTATGCAAACCTTTACTTATCCACCTGACACGGGCATTTGGACAAGACTGCTTAAAATGCTCTCAAAGATTCTGCCAGAAAGTCAAATATAG
- a CDS encoding fumarate reductase iron-sulfur subunit, with translation MSATQQQGRTITIRALKFDPQSAVSKPHFREYQVQEAHSMTVFIALGMIREQQDPDLSFDFVCRAGICGSCAMMINGRPRLACKTLTQDFPDGVITLMPLPAFKLIKDLSVNTGEWFAGMTKRVESWIHTQHQPDISKIEMPIEPKEADEVFELDRCIECGCCIASCATKIMREDFVGAAGMNRVVRFMIDKHDERTDEDYYELVGNDDGVFGCMSLIACHDTCPKELPLQSKIAYLRRKMVSVGMKK, from the coding sequence ATGAGTGCAACACAACAACAAGGAAGGACAATCACCATTCGAGCATTAAAGTTTGACCCTCAAAGTGCGGTTTCAAAACCACACTTCCGTGAGTATCAAGTCCAAGAGGCTCACTCTATGACGGTTTTCATTGCGCTTGGCATGATTAGAGAGCAGCAAGACCCGGATTTGAGCTTTGACTTCGTGTGCCGTGCTGGTATATGCGGAAGCTGTGCTATGATGATTAATGGACGCCCACGACTTGCGTGTAAAACACTCACTCAAGATTTCCCAGATGGCGTTATCACACTTATGCCGCTCCCTGCGTTTAAGCTTATCAAAGATTTGAGCGTTAATACAGGCGAGTGGTTTGCAGGTATGACTAAACGCGTTGAGAGCTGGATTCATACGCAACATCAACCAGATATTTCTAAAATCGAAATGCCTATTGAGCCCAAAGAGGCAGATGAGGTATTTGAGCTTGATAGATGTATTGAGTGTGGTTGCTGTATTGCAAGCTGTGCGACAAAGATTATGCGTGAGGATTTTGTAGGTGCTGCGGGTATGAATCGTGTAGTGCGGTTTATGATTGATAAACACGATGAGCGCACCGATGAGGATTATTATGAGCTTGTGGGCAATGATGATGGTGTGTTTGGCTGTATGAGCCTTATTGCGTGCCACGATACTTGTCCAAAAGAGCTTCCTTTGCAAAGCAAAATTGCTTATTTGCGCCGCAAAATGGTAAGCGTTGGTATGAAGAAATAA
- a CDS encoding fumarate reductase flavoprotein subunit, whose amino-acid sequence MKVIYSDALIIGGGLAGLRASIAAKQAGLNTIVLSLVPVKRSHSAAAQGGMQASLGNSVKSDGDNEDLHFADTVKGSDWGCDQDVARMFVTTAPKAIRQLAGYGVPWTRIQKGDRPAVINGEKVTITEDDFRHGYIHSRDFGGTKKWRTCYTADATGHTMLYAVANESYKLGVDIQDRKEAISLIHQDGRCYGAVVRDLVTGELSAYVSKGTLLATGGYGRVYRNTTNAVICEGTGAAIAMETGVAKLGNMEAVQFHPTPIVPSGILLTEGCRGDGGVLRDVDGYRFMPDYEPEKKELASRDVVSRRMLEHIRKGKGVKSPYGDHLWLDISILGRAHVERNLRDVQDICKTFAGIDPATPGVWAPVRPMQHYSMGGVRTDYRGETYLKGLFAAGEVACWDLHGFNRLGGNSVSEAVVSGMIIGEYFTEYCKGAQIDVQTATLEKFVQKEQDYIASLLNSTGNEDVYVLKNAMKDIMDNDVGIFRHGDSLKEAVDKLEELYKRSKNVRVQNKKLHNNPELEDAYRTPKMLKIALCVAKGALDRTESRGAHTREDYPKRDDANWLKRTLTSWEDPSQTLPTVTYEDLDIMKMEIAPGFRGYGAKGMIIEHPNSAIRQAEIEKITQEIQAKGGDRYALQEALMPFNLQPHYKAKNQRLGDKK is encoded by the coding sequence ATGAAAGTGATTTATAGTGACGCATTAATTATTGGCGGAGGACTAGCAGGACTTCGTGCTTCTATTGCAGCAAAACAAGCGGGATTGAATACTATTGTGCTATCTCTCGTGCCTGTCAAGCGCAGCCACTCCGCAGCGGCTCAAGGTGGAATGCAAGCGAGTCTTGGTAATTCGGTAAAGAGTGATGGTGATAATGAAGATTTACACTTTGCAGACACGGTAAAAGGGAGCGACTGGGGTTGTGATCAAGATGTGGCAAGAATGTTTGTTACAACCGCACCTAAGGCGATTCGTCAATTAGCTGGGTATGGTGTGCCTTGGACGAGGATTCAAAAAGGTGATAGACCTGCTGTCATTAATGGTGAAAAAGTAACAATCACAGAAGATGACTTTAGGCACGGCTACATTCACTCTCGCGACTTTGGTGGCACAAAGAAATGGAGAACTTGCTACACTGCTGACGCGACAGGGCATACAATGCTTTACGCGGTGGCAAATGAATCTTATAAGCTCGGTGTAGATATTCAAGACAGAAAAGAGGCAATTTCTCTTATCCACCAAGATGGTAGATGCTATGGTGCCGTAGTGCGTGATTTAGTAACAGGTGAGCTAAGCGCGTATGTCTCAAAAGGCACTCTCCTTGCTACTGGTGGATATGGTAGAGTGTATCGCAATACTACAAATGCCGTAATTTGCGAGGGAACAGGTGCGGCAATCGCTATGGAAACAGGCGTTGCAAAACTTGGCAATATGGAAGCGGTGCAATTCCACCCAACTCCAATTGTGCCTAGCGGAATCTTGCTTACTGAAGGTTGTCGTGGTGATGGCGGTGTGTTGCGTGATGTTGATGGCTATCGCTTTATGCCTGATTATGAGCCAGAAAAAAAAGAACTTGCAAGTCGTGATGTTGTTTCAAGAAGAATGCTTGAACATATCCGCAAGGGTAAGGGTGTAAAATCTCCTTATGGCGACCACTTGTGGCTTGATATTTCAATTCTAGGGCGTGCTCACGTGGAGAGAAACTTGCGCGATGTGCAAGATATTTGTAAGACTTTTGCGGGTATTGACCCTGCTACTCCGGGAGTTTGGGCGCCTGTGCGACCAATGCAACACTACTCTATGGGTGGAGTCCGTACAGATTACAGAGGCGAGACTTATCTCAAAGGCTTATTTGCGGCAGGCGAAGTAGCGTGCTGGGATTTACACGGATTCAATCGTTTGGGTGGTAACTCTGTAAGCGAAGCTGTGGTATCTGGTATGATTATCGGTGAATATTTCACAGAATACTGCAAAGGTGCGCAAATTGATGTGCAAACGGCTACATTAGAAAAATTCGTGCAAAAAGAGCAAGATTATATTGCTTCATTACTCAATAGCACAGGCAACGAAGATGTGTATGTGCTAAAGAATGCAATGAAAGATATTATGGATAATGATGTGGGTATTTTCCGCCACGGCGATAGCTTGAAAGAAGCGGTTGATAAGCTTGAAGAGCTTTATAAGCGCAGTAAAAATGTGCGTGTGCAAAACAAAAAGCTTCATAACAATCCAGAGCTTGAAGATGCTTACCGCACACCAAAAATGCTTAAAATCGCGCTGTGTGTAGCAAAAGGTGCGCTTGATAGAACAGAATCTCGCGGTGCGCATACACGCGAAGACTATCCAAAACGCGATGATGCAAATTGGTTAAAACGCACACTTACAAGCTGGGAAGATCCAAGTCAAACATTGCCAACAGTTACCTATGAAGATTTGGATATTATGAAAATGGAGATTGCTCCGGGATTCCGTGGATATGGGGCTAAGGGTATGATTATTGAGCACCCAAATAGTGCCATTCGCCAAGCAGAGATTGAAAAAATCACACAAGAGATTCAAGCAAAAGGTGGCGATAGATACGCATTACAAGAAGCTCTTATGCCTTTTAATCTCCAGCCACATTACAAAGCAAAAAATCAACGACTAGGAGATAAAAAATGA